The following coding sequences are from one Reyranella humidisoli window:
- the erpA gene encoding iron-sulfur cluster insertion protein ErpA, whose translation MTTEATTFSVSSSAAKRIAFLASREPKPVMMRVAVLGGGCSGFQYNFSFEEGRNEDDLVIERDGAAVLVDATSLEFLKGSQLDYVEEMVGAAFQVKNPNATSSCGCGNSFSV comes from the coding sequence ATGACCACCGAAGCAACGACCTTCTCCGTCTCCTCCAGCGCGGCCAAGCGGATCGCCTTCCTGGCGTCCCGGGAGCCCAAGCCCGTGATGATGCGGGTGGCGGTCCTGGGCGGCGGCTGCTCGGGCTTCCAGTACAATTTCTCATTCGAGGAAGGGCGTAACGAGGACGACCTCGTCATCGAACGCGACGGCGCCGCCGTCCTGGTCGACGCCACCTCGCTGGAGTTCCTGAAGGGCAGCCAGCTCGACTATGTCGAGGAAATGGTCGGCGCCGCGTTCCAGGTGAAGAACCCGAACGCCACCTCTTCCTGCGGCTGCGGAAACTCGTTCAGCGTCTAA
- a CDS encoding DMT family transporter, with protein MSDAPRQTALHGIYFKLSALVLFCTMDAMVKGLGGTYGSFQLMVFRSGVALLPVAVLIWHAGGLKVLRSNRPGLQALRVAIGFGSMFGFFYAFPRMPLVDAYAISFSAPLFMVALSVLILGEPVGWRRWTAVGVGFAGVLIMLDPWGIEFHAVSLIILAATFCYSLSTVMVRLLSRHDPDVVTLFWFAIVGTAISLACAIPDWIWPPAMDWVWLLTLGLLGGFAQILITRAWRLAPAAVLAPFDYVSIVLAVAFGYLWFKEEPSWTVWYGLPLVMGSGLYILHRERVRARERKKSLIP; from the coding sequence TTGTCGGACGCCCCTCGCCAGACCGCCCTTCACGGCATCTACTTCAAGCTGAGCGCCCTCGTGCTGTTCTGCACGATGGACGCGATGGTGAAGGGGCTGGGCGGCACCTATGGCTCCTTCCAGCTCATGGTCTTCCGCAGCGGCGTCGCCCTGCTGCCGGTCGCGGTCCTGATCTGGCACGCCGGCGGCCTCAAGGTGCTGCGCAGCAACCGGCCCGGACTGCAGGCGCTGCGCGTGGCCATCGGCTTCGGCAGCATGTTCGGCTTCTTCTATGCCTTTCCGCGCATGCCGCTGGTCGACGCCTACGCCATCTCCTTTTCCGCCCCGCTCTTCATGGTCGCCCTGTCGGTGCTGATCCTGGGGGAACCGGTTGGCTGGCGGCGCTGGACCGCCGTCGGCGTCGGCTTCGCCGGCGTGCTGATCATGCTCGATCCCTGGGGCATCGAGTTCCACGCCGTCTCGCTCATCATCCTGGCGGCGACCTTCTGCTACTCGCTCTCGACCGTGATGGTCCGCCTGCTCAGCCGGCACGATCCCGACGTGGTGACGCTGTTCTGGTTCGCGATCGTGGGCACCGCGATCTCGCTGGCCTGCGCCATTCCCGACTGGATCTGGCCGCCGGCGATGGACTGGGTCTGGCTGCTGACGCTCGGCCTGCTGGGCGGCTTCGCCCAAATCCTGATCACGAGGGCCTGGCGACTGGCCCCCGCGGCCGTTCTCGCGCCCTTTGACTATGTGTCGATCGTCCTGGCCGTGGCCTTCGGATATCTCTGGTTCAAGGAAGAGCCCTCCTGGACGGTGTGGTACGGCCTGCCGCTGGTCATGGGATCGGGCCTCTACATCCTCCACCGCGAGCGGGTCCGGGCCCGGGAACGGAAGAAATCCCTAATTCCCTAG
- a CDS encoding CHASE2 domain-containing protein, whose translation MSWLMRGINAPRAPVFVALLVLLGALALRIADPAAVTRLRDFAFDSYQRIQPRTYNPETPVRIVDIDEASLQEFGQWPWPRTIVARLVDKLTEKGAVVVAFDAVFAEPDRSSISRMVRDLVAFTDPETVQKLAAAVQDNDKVLADAMAQSRVVAGFGFDVKGTGKPPRTFHGVAFAGDQPSQFLPQQGGTVKSIDILEAAAKGNGSVNTDVDSIVIRRVPMMFRVAGYDGLFPALSIEALRVAQEASTYLIKSSGASGEMSFGEKTGIVAIRTGNLEVPTDARGRLIVYDTGHKEERFISARAILNDEVPAEKIEGNVFFVGTSAIGLKDLRNTPVQDAVPGVELHAQLAEQMLEQKFLARPDYADGAEFLYLAIIGLLLVVLLPRLSAGKMAVVATIFIGIGLAVPWIAYSNYQLLFDPIYPPVTFAAIYVGGTALAFMRTERERAEIRGAFGMYLSPDLVEQLARNPSLLQLGGEQREITVMFTDVRGFTTISEQFDPQGLTRFMNRFLTPMTDLILGLKGTIDKYMGDAIMAFWNAPLPVERHAARACDAALAMQARLAELNEEWKAEAIAEGRKHIPVNIGVGLNTGPASVGNFGSTQRFTYSCLGDDVNLASRLEGQCKTYGVGIIIGRKTREAVEDYATAEIDLITVKGKTEPERVFALLGDPAVAQTDAFRALQACQDEFLRLYRTGGFAEALEMIGTCQAAAETAGWRQTYYEMMRGRLDALIDDSPVDWKGVYVAKDK comes from the coding sequence ATGAGCTGGTTGATGCGCGGCATCAACGCACCGCGCGCGCCGGTCTTTGTCGCGCTGCTGGTGTTGCTTGGCGCGCTGGCGCTGCGCATTGCCGATCCGGCCGCGGTCACCCGTCTGCGCGACTTCGCCTTCGACAGCTACCAGCGGATCCAGCCGCGGACCTATAATCCCGAGACTCCGGTGCGCATCGTCGACATCGACGAGGCGTCGCTTCAGGAATTCGGACAGTGGCCGTGGCCGCGCACCATCGTCGCGCGCCTGGTCGACAAGCTCACCGAGAAGGGTGCCGTCGTGGTGGCCTTCGACGCGGTGTTCGCCGAGCCGGACCGCTCGTCGATCAGTCGCATGGTGCGCGACCTGGTGGCCTTCACCGATCCCGAGACCGTGCAGAAGCTGGCCGCCGCCGTGCAGGACAACGACAAGGTGCTGGCCGATGCCATGGCCCAGTCGCGCGTCGTCGCGGGCTTCGGCTTCGACGTGAAGGGCACTGGCAAGCCGCCGCGCACCTTCCACGGCGTCGCCTTCGCCGGTGACCAGCCCAGCCAGTTCCTGCCGCAGCAGGGTGGCACCGTGAAATCCATCGACATCCTGGAGGCAGCGGCCAAGGGCAACGGCAGCGTCAACACCGACGTCGACAGCATCGTTATCCGTCGCGTGCCGATGATGTTCCGGGTGGCGGGATACGATGGCCTGTTTCCCGCACTGTCGATCGAGGCGTTGCGCGTCGCGCAGGAGGCCTCGACCTATCTGATCAAGTCCTCGGGCGCCAGCGGGGAGATGTCGTTCGGCGAGAAGACCGGCATCGTCGCGATCAGGACCGGCAATCTCGAAGTGCCGACCGACGCACGCGGCCGCCTCATTGTCTACGACACCGGCCACAAGGAGGAGCGGTTCATTTCCGCCCGCGCCATACTGAACGACGAGGTGCCGGCGGAAAAGATCGAAGGCAACGTCTTCTTCGTGGGCACCAGCGCCATCGGTCTGAAAGATCTGCGCAACACCCCGGTCCAGGACGCTGTGCCCGGCGTCGAGCTGCATGCCCAGCTCGCCGAGCAGATGCTGGAGCAGAAGTTCCTGGCCCGGCCGGACTATGCCGACGGCGCGGAGTTCCTCTACCTCGCGATCATCGGCCTGCTGCTGGTCGTGCTGCTGCCGCGCCTGTCGGCCGGCAAGATGGCGGTCGTGGCGACGATCTTCATCGGCATTGGCCTCGCCGTGCCGTGGATCGCCTACTCGAACTATCAGCTGCTGTTCGACCCGATCTATCCGCCGGTCACCTTCGCGGCCATCTATGTCGGCGGCACGGCGCTGGCCTTCATGCGCACGGAGCGGGAGCGGGCGGAGATCCGTGGCGCCTTCGGCATGTACCTGTCGCCGGACCTTGTCGAGCAGCTCGCGCGCAATCCGAGTCTGCTGCAGCTCGGCGGCGAGCAGCGCGAGATCACGGTGATGTTCACCGACGTGCGCGGCTTCACCACGATCTCCGAGCAGTTCGATCCGCAAGGGCTGACGCGGTTCATGAATCGCTTCCTGACGCCGATGACGGACCTGATCCTGGGTCTCAAGGGCACCATCGACAAATACATGGGCGACGCCATCATGGCGTTCTGGAATGCGCCGCTGCCGGTCGAGCGCCATGCCGCGCGGGCCTGCGACGCGGCGCTGGCGATGCAGGCCCGCCTCGCGGAGCTGAATGAGGAGTGGAAGGCCGAGGCGATAGCCGAGGGGCGCAAGCACATCCCGGTCAATATCGGGGTCGGTCTCAACACCGGCCCCGCCTCGGTGGGCAATTTCGGCTCGACGCAGCGCTTCACCTATTCCTGCCTGGGCGACGACGTGAACCTCGCGTCGCGCCTCGAAGGCCAGTGCAAAACCTACGGCGTCGGCATCATCATCGGCCGCAAGACGCGTGAGGCGGTCGAGGACTATGCGACGGCGGAGATCGACCTCATCACCGTGAAGGGGAAGACCGAGCCCGAGCGGGTGTTCGCGCTGCTGGGCGATCCCGCCGTCGCGCAGACGGACGCCTTTCGCGCACTCCAGGCTTGCCAAGACGAATTCCTCAGGCTCTATCGCACCGGCGGCTTCGCCGAGGCGCTTGAGATGATCGGAACCTGCCAGGCCGCCGCTGAGACGGCGGGCTGGCGCCAGACCTACTACGAGATGATGCGCGGACGACTCGACGCCCTGATCGACGATTCGCCGGTGGACTGGAAGGGAGTCTATGTCGCCAAGGACAAGTGA
- a CDS encoding glutamate cyclase domain-containing protein yields the protein MSPRTSEQDRRLAAIEDLVCRDLGRKTQELIDANRGGLAAAARSLATATRVGLITGFFVPRGDVAAAETDGPVGTALLAAALVACGVPARIAVDTPSVEAVRAAVRATGEPVLVDEIPLNDGSAIDETARRWREENLTHVVAIERCGPSADGRPRNMRGVDVSPWTAPLDTLFEGGDWAKLAVGDGGNEIGMGKLPAGLIARHVPNGAEIASVTSCDHLVVAGVSNWGAYGLMAALAVLRPDWQPVIAKFLTAERDLAVTQATVDDAGAVDGVTALREATVDGFGPEIHGPLVDKLGRIARGEGAD from the coding sequence ATGTCGCCAAGGACAAGTGAGCAGGATCGTCGCCTCGCCGCGATCGAAGACCTGGTGTGCCGCGATCTCGGCCGCAAGACGCAGGAACTAATCGACGCCAATCGCGGCGGGCTGGCGGCGGCCGCACGGTCGCTGGCCACGGCCACGCGGGTGGGACTGATCACCGGGTTCTTCGTGCCGCGCGGCGACGTGGCGGCGGCGGAGACCGACGGTCCGGTGGGAACAGCCCTGCTGGCGGCCGCGCTGGTGGCCTGCGGCGTGCCCGCGCGCATCGCCGTCGACACGCCCAGCGTCGAGGCGGTGCGGGCCGCGGTCCGCGCTACGGGCGAGCCCGTGCTGGTCGACGAGATCCCGCTTAATGACGGCAGTGCGATCGACGAGACGGCGCGGCGCTGGCGGGAAGAGAACCTTACTCACGTCGTCGCCATCGAGCGCTGCGGCCCGAGCGCCGACGGCCGGCCGCGCAACATGCGCGGGGTCGACGTGTCGCCGTGGACGGCGCCGCTCGACACGCTGTTCGAGGGCGGCGACTGGGCCAAGCTCGCAGTCGGCGACGGTGGCAACGAGATCGGCATGGGCAAGCTGCCGGCGGGCCTGATCGCGCGACACGTGCCCAACGGCGCGGAGATCGCCAGCGTCACCTCGTGCGATCACCTCGTCGTCGCCGGCGTATCGAACTGGGGCGCCTACGGGCTGATGGCGGCGCTTGCGGTGCTGCGCCCGGACTGGCAGCCGGTCATTGCGAAATTCCTGACGGCGGAACGCGACCTCGCCGTCACGCAGGCGACCGTCGACGATGCGGGTGCGGTCGACGGCGTGACCGCGCTGCGCGAGGCCACGGTCGACGGCTTCGGTCCCGAAATCCACGGACCTCTGGTGGATAAGCTTGGTCGCATTGCACGGGGGGAAGGCGCGGACTAG
- a CDS encoding acyl-CoA dehydrogenase family protein, which produces MENPYAPTHPEIRDAVRQLCLKFDGAYWRELDRERGYPTAFVKALTEAGWLSILIPEEYGGSGLGISAASAVLEEIHKAGCNAAACHAQMYIMGTVLRHGSKEQKERYLPKIATGELRLQAFGVTEPSSGTDTLSLRTTAVKKDNSTYVVNGQKVWTSRAEHSDLMLLLARTTPRDQTKKKTEGLSVFLVDMRSALGKGLTIRPIRTMMNHNSTEVFFDNMEVSAENLIGEEGQGFRYILSGMNAERVLIASECIGDGKWFIERAVNYAKERKLFGRPIGQNQGVQYPIARAYTQIEAADLMVRKAAAMYEAGINAGAEANMAKMLASEASWAAAEMCVQTHGGFGFAEEYDVERKFREARLYTVAPISTNMILNFVAEHVLGLPRSY; this is translated from the coding sequence ATGGAAAATCCCTACGCTCCGACGCATCCCGAGATCCGCGACGCGGTTCGCCAACTCTGCCTGAAGTTCGACGGCGCCTACTGGCGCGAACTCGACCGCGAGCGCGGCTATCCGACCGCCTTCGTGAAGGCGTTGACCGAGGCGGGCTGGCTGTCGATCCTGATCCCTGAGGAATATGGTGGGTCGGGTCTCGGCATCTCGGCGGCGAGTGCGGTGCTGGAGGAGATCCACAAGGCTGGCTGCAACGCCGCCGCCTGCCACGCCCAGATGTACATCATGGGCACGGTGCTGCGGCACGGCAGCAAGGAGCAGAAGGAACGCTACCTTCCCAAGATCGCCACCGGCGAACTGCGCCTGCAGGCCTTCGGCGTCACCGAGCCGTCGAGCGGCACCGATACGCTCAGCCTGCGCACCACGGCGGTGAAGAAGGACAACAGCACCTACGTCGTGAACGGCCAGAAAGTGTGGACCAGCCGCGCCGAGCATTCCGACCTGATGCTGCTGCTCGCCCGCACCACGCCGCGCGACCAAACCAAGAAGAAGACGGAAGGCCTGTCGGTGTTCCTCGTCGACATGCGCTCGGCACTGGGCAAGGGCCTCACCATCCGCCCGATCCGCACGATGATGAACCACAACAGCACCGAAGTGTTCTTCGACAATATGGAAGTGTCGGCCGAGAACCTGATCGGCGAGGAGGGGCAGGGCTTCCGCTACATCCTCTCCGGCATGAATGCCGAGCGCGTACTGATCGCCTCGGAATGCATCGGCGACGGCAAGTGGTTCATCGAGCGGGCGGTGAACTACGCCAAGGAGCGCAAGCTGTTCGGCCGCCCGATCGGCCAGAACCAGGGCGTGCAGTATCCGATCGCCCGCGCCTACACGCAGATCGAGGCGGCCGACCTGATGGTGCGCAAGGCGGCCGCCATGTACGAGGCCGGTATCAACGCTGGCGCCGAGGCCAACATGGCCAAGATGCTGGCGTCGGAAGCCTCCTGGGCCGCGGCCGAGATGTGCGTGCAGACCCATGGCGGCTTCGGCTTCGCCGAGGAATACGACGTCGAGCGCAAATTCCGCGAGGCGCGCCTCTACACCGTGGCACCGATCTCCACGAACATGATCCTGAACTTCGTCGCCGAGCACGTGCTCGGACTGCCGCGGTCGTACTAG